The following are encoded in a window of Ignavibacteriales bacterium genomic DNA:
- a CDS encoding DNA-directed RNA polymerase subunit omega, with product MSVKPIAMHEFLQQTGNIYEAIIVASKRARQIHDDMKIELTQQLETLKALNATPEPEDDMEVATVNPDQLKISLEFEKSPKPTEVAINEVREKKIPYHYKEHVDFFAKDTSKDTPAEE from the coding sequence GTGTCAGTCAAACCAATTGCAATGCACGAATTTTTACAACAAACCGGTAACATTTACGAAGCCATCATCGTGGCATCTAAACGTGCGCGGCAAATTCACGATGATATGAAAATTGAGTTGACGCAGCAGCTCGAAACGCTGAAAGCGTTGAATGCAACCCCGGAACCAGAGGACGACATGGAAGTCGCAACTGTCAACCCGGATCAGCTCAAAATTAGTTTAGAGTTTGAAAAAAGTCCTAAACCGACAGAAGTTGCGATCAACGAAGTGCGCGAGAAGAAGATCCCATATCATTATAAGGAACATGTCGATTTCTTCGCGAAAGACACGTCTAAAGATACACCGGCAGAAGAGTAA
- the gmk gene encoding guanylate kinase: protein MSGKLIMIAAPSGCGKTTIAKAILAKHPDMLFSVSATTRPKRSSEGEGKDHFFLTKEKFEEYLRRGDLAEWEEIYGNYYGTLKSEINRALQQDRIMVFDIDVKGALSIQKHFPNESILIFIKPPSFEVLKNRLESRNTENPETLKRRLERVPLELEHGQQFDFQVVNDDLQKTIDEVDKIVQTSIKNNIQSHS from the coding sequence ATGAGCGGAAAATTAATTATGATTGCCGCTCCAAGCGGCTGCGGTAAAACAACAATTGCCAAAGCGATTTTGGCAAAGCATCCCGACATGTTGTTCTCCGTCTCGGCGACAACGCGCCCGAAACGCAGCAGCGAAGGAGAAGGCAAAGATCATTTTTTTTTAACGAAAGAAAAATTTGAAGAGTATCTCCGTCGTGGCGATTTAGCAGAGTGGGAAGAAATTTACGGCAATTATTATGGAACATTAAAGAGTGAAATCAACAGAGCGCTGCAGCAAGATCGCATCATGGTGTTTGATATAGATGTAAAAGGTGCATTGTCGATTCAGAAGCATTTTCCAAACGAGTCCATTCTGATATTCATCAAACCTCCAAGCTTTGAGGTATTGAAGAATCGATTGGAAAGCCGGAATACAGAGAATCCGGAAACACTGAAACGCCGGCTGGAACGTGTACCGTTGGAATTGGAGCATGGGCAGCAATTTGATTTTCAAGTCGTGAACGATGATTTGCAAAAAACCATCGATGAGGTGGATAAAATCGTTCAAACGAGCATCAAGAATAATATTCAATCACATTCATAG
- a CDS encoding YicC family protein: MVASMTGFGRAEVNKDGITVRTEVRSVNSRYLDLTLRLPRNFSQREKEMKDIVRTFLNRGNLNIIVKVEHDSNDVVPLKVNKAAAKSYYKLLNEIRKSVKLREQVKLEHLLTFSDVLEPVDEEETDETEWELVQESVRQALESLNAMRAQEGCELAADLEKRIRWMDETLNEVEKLSKERIPEERINLHKRIAELVADKYVIDQNRLELEIALLVDKLDITEECVRYRSHNKYFLEALNKNEAAGRKLNFLVQEMNREANTIGSKSSDATIAHLIVGLKEELEKIREQLQNIE; the protein is encoded by the coding sequence GTGGTAGCAAGCATGACCGGTTTTGGCCGCGCAGAAGTCAACAAAGACGGCATTACTGTCAGAACAGAGGTTCGCAGCGTAAACAGCCGCTATCTTGATCTGACACTGCGTTTGCCGCGTAACTTTTCCCAGCGGGAAAAAGAAATGAAGGATATTGTCCGCACGTTTTTGAACCGGGGCAATTTGAATATCATCGTAAAAGTCGAGCATGATTCAAATGATGTCGTTCCATTAAAAGTGAATAAAGCCGCGGCAAAATCGTACTACAAACTTTTAAATGAAATCCGCAAGTCTGTGAAGCTGCGTGAACAGGTAAAACTTGAACACTTGCTGACGTTTTCTGATGTGCTCGAGCCTGTCGATGAAGAAGAAACGGATGAGACTGAATGGGAACTTGTACAGGAATCCGTTCGTCAGGCGCTTGAAAGTCTTAACGCCATGCGCGCGCAGGAAGGATGCGAGCTGGCTGCTGATCTCGAAAAACGAATCCGCTGGATGGATGAAACCTTGAATGAAGTAGAGAAACTTTCGAAGGAACGAATTCCCGAAGAGCGTATAAATTTGCATAAGCGCATTGCTGAATTAGTAGCAGATAAATATGTTATCGATCAAAACAGGTTGGAATTGGAAATTGCACTGCTGGTGGATAAATTGGACATTACAGAAGAATGCGTCCGTTACCGCAGTCATAATAAATATTTTCTGGAAGCACTCAACAAGAATGAAGCCGCTGGCCGAAAGTTAAACTTTCTTGTGCAGGAGATGAACCGTGAGGCAAATACCATCGGCTCTAAATCCAGCGATGCGACAATTGCGCATCTGATCGTCGGATTAAAGGAAGAACTAGAAAAAATTCGGGAACAGCTGCAGAACATAGAATAA
- a CDS encoding uracil-DNA glycosylase: protein MSLNEELKNILTDTERFLKQQQELYGETIFVAKNEQISAESTQMPTSANTAPALPEIDLFGNAVQQTTSHHKTGEPILPAFPNESWTETKSLEELNNAINTCMKCGLGKTRIKFVFGVGNPKADVVVVGEAPGADEDEKGEPFVGRAGQLLNKILEAVQFKREEVFICNILKCRPPNNRDPQTDEIDCCEPYLWKQLEILKPKIILCAGRIAGQSLLKTNSSLTLLRGKVHDYRGIPLMVTYHPAALLRNPNWKRPCWEDMQQFRKLYDEMKVGK, encoded by the coding sequence ATGTCTCTCAACGAAGAACTCAAAAATATTCTCACCGATACTGAACGATTCTTGAAACAGCAGCAGGAATTGTATGGCGAAACGATTTTTGTAGCGAAAAATGAACAAATTTCTGCCGAATCAACACAGATGCCTACATCGGCAAACACTGCACCTGCTCTTCCCGAGATCGATCTCTTCGGGAACGCGGTTCAGCAGACAACAAGTCATCATAAAACCGGAGAACCAATCTTGCCAGCATTTCCCAATGAATCGTGGACAGAAACTAAGAGTCTAGAAGAATTAAATAACGCAATAAACACGTGCATGAAATGCGGCCTTGGAAAAACAAGAATCAAATTCGTGTTCGGCGTCGGCAATCCGAAGGCAGACGTGGTCGTGGTTGGCGAAGCGCCGGGCGCCGATGAAGATGAAAAGGGCGAGCCGTTTGTCGGACGCGCCGGACAATTGTTGAACAAAATTCTCGAAGCAGTTCAATTTAAACGGGAAGAAGTTTTTATTTGCAACATACTCAAATGCCGCCCGCCGAACAATCGTGATCCGCAAACGGATGAAATCGATTGCTGTGAGCCGTACCTTTGGAAACAATTAGAAATTCTCAAACCGAAGATAATTCTCTGCGCCGGACGCATTGCCGGCCAATCGCTGCTGAAAACGAATTCTTCGTTGACGCTTTTACGCGGCAAAGTGCATGATTATCGCGGCATTCCACTTATGGTAACGTATCATCCAGCGGCTTTGCTTCGTAATCCGAACTGGAAGAGACCTTGTTGGGAAGATATGCAGCAGTTTCGAAAATTGTACGATGAGATGAAAGTAGGCAAATAA
- the coaBC gene encoding bifunctional phosphopantothenoylcysteine decarboxylase/phosphopantothenate--cysteine ligase CoaBC — protein sequence MRGKHVLVGVTGGIAAYKVGYLIRELIKSGADVKVMMTEAGTRFVTPLTFSALSKNPVFTDLWSSNQSSDSDISTQHIDLANWADVLVIAPASANTIAKLTYGISDNLLTVVSLATARPIILAPTMDAEMYLNMVTQKNLSTLKERGYFVIPPAKGELASGLSGPGRLPEIKILVETIKKVLVHSNQDLKKKRILITAGPTFEAIDPVRFVGNRSSGKMGFAIANAAAQRGADVTLIAGPVIRETPRNVKRIDVESAEEMLTAVLAHTNKTDVVIMSAAVADFTPAHPATHKIKKQLNSETMELTLKATPDILATLGTKKRKMVLIGFALETKDELTGAKDKLQKKNLDLIVLNSLSEQNRVFGSDVNTVTMIDHRGKVERLPKLSKFDVANKILDKVKTLI from the coding sequence ATGCGCGGCAAGCATGTCTTGGTTGGTGTCACAGGAGGAATTGCAGCTTACAAAGTTGGTTATCTTATTCGTGAGCTGATAAAGTCGGGTGCAGATGTGAAAGTGATGATGACAGAAGCGGGAACGCGCTTCGTTACACCGCTCACGTTCTCGGCACTTTCAAAAAATCCGGTCTTCACCGATTTATGGTCAAGCAACCAATCGTCGGATTCCGACATTAGTACCCAGCATATAGATCTTGCCAATTGGGCGGATGTTCTTGTTATTGCACCGGCATCTGCTAACACCATCGCGAAGCTCACGTACGGTATTTCAGATAATCTGCTGACTGTTGTCTCTCTTGCAACCGCTCGACCGATTATTCTTGCACCAACAATGGATGCAGAAATGTATCTTAATATGGTCACACAGAAGAATCTGTCAACATTGAAAGAACGCGGCTACTTCGTCATTCCACCGGCAAAAGGCGAACTTGCCAGCGGCTTGAGCGGACCAGGGCGTTTGCCTGAAATTAAAATTCTTGTTGAGACGATTAAAAAAGTTCTAGTTCATTCAAATCAGGATTTGAAAAAGAAACGGATCCTGATCACTGCCGGACCGACATTTGAAGCAATAGACCCTGTTCGTTTTGTGGGAAATCGTTCTTCAGGAAAAATGGGATTTGCCATCGCGAATGCTGCCGCCCAGCGCGGTGCTGATGTCACGCTTATCGCCGGGCCAGTGATTCGTGAAACGCCGCGCAACGTGAAACGAATCGATGTTGAATCGGCCGAGGAAATGTTAACTGCTGTTCTTGCACATACAAATAAAACAGATGTCGTGATTATGTCAGCAGCAGTCGCGGATTTTACACCAGCCCATCCGGCAACGCATAAGATAAAAAAACAACTCAACAGCGAGACAATGGAACTAACACTGAAAGCGACACCTGATATCCTCGCGACGCTTGGTACAAAGAAGCGGAAAATGGTCCTTATTGGATTTGCTCTGGAAACAAAAGATGAACTTACCGGTGCAAAAGACAAATTGCAGAAGAAAAATCTCGATCTCATCGTGCTTAATTCTTTGAGTGAACAAAATCGCGTATTCGGCTCTGATGTAAACACGGTTACTATGATTGACCATCGTGGTAAGGTGGAAAGGCTTCCCAAGCTTTCAAAGTTTGATGTTGCGAACAAGATACTCGATAAAGTCAAAACGCTTATTTAG